One window of the Tachypleus tridentatus isolate NWPU-2018 chromosome 10, ASM421037v1, whole genome shotgun sequence genome contains the following:
- the LOC143228278 gene encoding uncharacterized protein LOC143228278 isoform X1 yields the protein MYLQKTGVTLLLLSAAASLVLGGGYGGGYGGGYGGYGGGYGGGYGGYGGGYGGGYGGGGYGYGGLYGILCNYPTHVSVRTHGSYGGGLIGGHGGGYGGGYGGGYGGGYGGGYGGGYGGGHGGGYGVNVPIFAVIGSSRHFGGYGGGYGGGYGGGYGGGYGGGYGGGYGHH from the exons ATGTACCTACAG aaAACTGGCGTCACACTCCTTCTTCTCTCAGCAGCAGCAAGTCTTGTGTTAGGCGGAGGGTATGGTGGAGGATACGGAGGAGGTTATGGAGGCTACGGTGGAGGATACGGAGGTGGTTATGGAGGCTACGGTGGAGGATACGGAG GCGGTTATGGTGGAGGAGGTTACGGTTATGGAGGGTTGTATGGAATTTTGTGTAATTATCCAACCCATGTTTCCGTAAGGACCCATGGCAGTTATGGAGGAGGTCTTATTGGTGGACATGGAGGAGGCTATGGGGGAGGCTATGGAGGCGGTTATGGGGGCGGCTATGGAGGTGGCTATGGAGGTGGCTATGGAGGTGGTCATGGAGGAGGCTATGGAGTTAATGTACCAATTTTTGCCGTTATTGGATCTAGTAGGCACTTCGGAGGTTATGGAGGAGGTTATGGTGGAGGCTATGGAGGAGGTTATGGTGGAGGTTATGGAGGAGGCTATGGCGGAGGTTATGGCCATCACTGA
- the LOC143228278 gene encoding uncharacterized protein LOC143228278 isoform X2 yields MYLQKTGVTLLLLSAAASLVLGGGYGGGYGGGYGGYGGGYGGGYGGGGYGYGGLYGILCNYPTHVSVRTHGSYGGGLIGGHGGGYGGGYGGGYGGGYGGGYGGGYGGGHGGGYGVNVPIFAVIGSSRHFGGYGGGYGGGYGGGYGGGYGGGYGGGYGHH; encoded by the exons ATGTACCTACAG aaAACTGGCGTCACACTCCTTCTTCTCTCAGCAGCAGCAAGTCTTGTGTTAGGCGGAGGGTATGGTGGAGGATACGGAGGAGGTTATGGAGGCTACGGTGGAGGATACGGAG GCGGTTATGGTGGAGGAGGTTACGGTTATGGAGGGTTGTATGGAATTTTGTGTAATTATCCAACCCATGTTTCCGTAAGGACCCATGGCAGTTATGGAGGAGGTCTTATTGGTGGACATGGAGGAGGCTATGGGGGAGGCTATGGAGGCGGTTATGGGGGCGGCTATGGAGGTGGCTATGGAGGTGGCTATGGAGGTGGTCATGGAGGAGGCTATGGAGTTAATGTACCAATTTTTGCCGTTATTGGATCTAGTAGGCACTTCGGAGGTTATGGAGGAGGTTATGGTGGAGGCTATGGAGGAGGTTATGGTGGAGGTTATGGAGGAGGCTATGGCGGAGGTTATGGCCATCACTGA